The following coding sequences are from one Pyxidicoccus xibeiensis window:
- a CDS encoding DUF6055 domain-containing protein yields the protein MTYRNTVSLPALLLVTGVLGAACHPEEVPTEAEGRAGECVGDACTSAVAALACEPGTTTTAWATSCPTSPPACTPGTWTAGGPDPDHQNFRLVRESAHFAIYSDEVISSTTAQAALDTLENTIWKTYFGSPIFFKEPLCNLTSKTKVSVHVHSNWGLSGGAWSPTRMGMWIGPGALNDRWGLAHEFMHAVQSVSGGMTCNQSNTCGWIYESHANFMPHQLPEYRGDVHCSEMAVNAPHVYLGSTRDRYCNWQFMEFLKDKHCYSAVNEIWTSSPSNDPFSQIMKTRGWNISQLNDFFGEWAMHNVTWDYKDPPPTSGGNQGPTYRARYGSITSKTRPERRLRLTQLEPLDAAYATNRRFVTPAGWAPQRWGYNIVRLYPEAGATSVTVTFRGVTQAGADSDWRWGLVATDSAITTPRYSPLQRGADGALDFCITPGESLFLVVVGTPSVQKQIVWDQAYNTLHRYPWMVQLTNAWPEGFRTGTQDACPTGTQRHPNGGGCVISGVPSSVYVGPYAQVLGGTVSGSARIDDHAVVLSGNVSGGTVTGLSVLTNGFSVSGSARVAATFYPLGFYEGQQSVSGTAQLIGDLEYRGVGLNKSSGTYFGFVDASTRAASNMTDVTLAPPYAWRP from the coding sequence ATGACATACAGAAATACAGTGAGCCTGCCGGCCTTGCTGCTGGTGACGGGCGTCCTTGGAGCCGCGTGTCACCCCGAGGAAGTGCCGACGGAGGCGGAGGGTCGCGCCGGGGAATGTGTCGGCGACGCATGTACTTCCGCGGTGGCCGCGCTCGCATGCGAGCCCGGGACCACGACGACGGCCTGGGCCACGAGCTGCCCGACCTCGCCGCCGGCCTGCACTCCGGGCACGTGGACGGCGGGCGGGCCGGATCCAGACCACCAGAACTTCAGGCTCGTCAGGGAGTCCGCGCACTTCGCCATCTACTCGGACGAGGTCATCTCCAGCACCACCGCCCAGGCCGCGCTCGACACGCTCGAGAACACCATCTGGAAGACCTACTTCGGGTCGCCCATCTTCTTCAAGGAGCCGCTCTGCAACCTGACCAGCAAGACCAAGGTCAGCGTCCACGTCCACTCCAACTGGGGGCTGTCCGGTGGCGCCTGGAGCCCGACGCGGATGGGGATGTGGATTGGCCCCGGCGCGCTCAATGACCGCTGGGGGCTGGCGCACGAGTTCATGCACGCCGTGCAGAGCGTGAGCGGCGGCATGACGTGCAACCAGTCCAACACCTGCGGGTGGATCTACGAGAGTCACGCCAACTTCATGCCGCACCAGCTCCCCGAGTACCGCGGCGACGTGCACTGCTCGGAGATGGCGGTGAATGCCCCGCACGTGTACCTGGGCTCGACGAGGGACCGCTACTGCAACTGGCAGTTCATGGAGTTCCTGAAGGACAAGCACTGCTACAGCGCCGTCAATGAAATCTGGACGAGCAGCCCGAGCAACGACCCGTTCTCGCAAATCATGAAGACGCGGGGCTGGAACATCAGCCAGCTGAACGACTTCTTCGGCGAGTGGGCCATGCACAACGTGACGTGGGACTACAAGGACCCGCCCCCCACCAGTGGCGGCAACCAGGGGCCGACCTATCGCGCGAGGTACGGCTCCATCACGAGCAAGACGCGCCCCGAGCGGCGCCTCCGGCTGACGCAGCTCGAGCCACTGGACGCGGCCTACGCGACGAACCGGCGGTTCGTGACGCCGGCTGGCTGGGCGCCGCAGCGCTGGGGCTACAACATCGTGCGGCTCTACCCGGAAGCGGGCGCCACCAGCGTGACGGTGACCTTCCGCGGCGTCACGCAGGCCGGCGCGGACTCGGACTGGCGCTGGGGCCTGGTGGCCACCGACAGCGCCATCACTACGCCGCGCTATAGCCCGCTGCAGCGTGGCGCGGATGGCGCGCTCGACTTCTGCATCACCCCCGGCGAGTCACTGTTCCTGGTCGTCGTGGGCACCCCGTCGGTGCAGAAGCAGATTGTCTGGGACCAGGCGTACAACACCCTCCACCGCTATCCGTGGATGGTGCAGCTCACGAATGCCTGGCCGGAGGGATTCAGGACCGGCACGCAGGACGCCTGCCCCACGGGAACGCAGCGTCATCCGAACGGCGGCGGCTGCGTCATCAGCGGCGTTCCGTCGAGCGTGTACGTCGGTCCCTACGCCCAGGTGCTCGGCGGAACGGTGAGCGGCTCGGCGCGCATCGACGACCATGCCGTGGTCCTGTCGGGCAACGTCTCCGGCGGCACCGTCACCGGCCTCTCCGTGCTGACGAACGGCTTCAGCGTGAGCGGCTCGGCCAGGGTCGCCGCGACGTTCTACCCGCTGGGCTTCTACGAGGGCCAGCAGTCGGTGTCGGGCACGGCGCAGCTCATCGGCGACCTCGAGTACCGGGGCGTCGGGCTGAACAAGTCGAGCGGGACCTACTTCGGGTTCGTCGACGCGAGCACCCGGGCCGCCTCGAACATGACGGACGTCACGCTCGCGCCGCCGTACGCCTGGCGGCCGTAG
- a CDS encoding DUF6310 domain-containing protein: protein MAERRRSECEPIPVPHAGEDAPHNECADKFPPNRYPGMDVLVGGKRFDALQVGVRMLWEIKTHQFDTYSRFLQNQVIRDQVLDLKEERDIAEACGYGFAVGVGSAAHKAALEAQDRLLNVVVTGCKR from the coding sequence ATGGCGGAGCGCCGCCGTTCTGAGTGCGAGCCCATCCCGGTGCCTCACGCGGGCGAGGATGCCCCGCATAACGAGTGCGCTGACAAGTTTCCGCCGAACCGCTACCCCGGAATGGACGTGCTCGTTGGCGGCAAGCGCTTTGATGCGCTGCAAGTCGGCGTGCGCATGCTGTGGGAGATCAAGACTCATCAATTTGACACGTACTCGCGCTTTCTCCAGAACCAGGTGATCAGAGATCAGGTGCTCGACCTGAAGGAAGAGCGCGACATCGCGGAGGCCTGTGGGTATGGCTTCGCCGTCGGGGTTGGCAGCGCCGCGCACAAAGCCGCGCTGGAGGCACAGGACCGTCTCCTCAATGTCGTCGTCACGGGATGCAAACGATGA
- a CDS encoding DUF5953 family protein, producing the protein MTTQDFLVLIVYAPALMGDDSRPLAVVHAVEQALPGAHLEWEISKAGHPIALPQRDAWLAEAASRGEFPLVCNGDERYPVTIYGLPMSPRSASGGQPLLEVHADLPLDAAGIVAAVEVLCGVAESARSFWGCATPQGAAVEIAGQTRDPARKPGGPPRGLPALKFPDKIRSPAIPHCLGWLNYWSAAAAQAIGFPDPARDADLLSRARRTATGGWVVRLTDAPLDLDNPAHLEALLRAYERFPEVGGRVTPR; encoded by the coding sequence ATGACCACTCAAGATTTCCTCGTCCTCATCGTCTACGCGCCAGCGCTCATGGGCGATGACAGCCGCCCGCTCGCTGTCGTCCATGCGGTGGAACAGGCTCTCCCCGGTGCACACCTGGAGTGGGAGATTTCCAAAGCCGGGCACCCTATCGCGTTGCCCCAGCGCGACGCCTGGCTGGCCGAGGCGGCGTCACGGGGGGAGTTTCCCCTCGTGTGCAACGGTGACGAGCGCTACCCCGTCACCATCTACGGGCTTCCAATGAGCCCTCGCTCTGCATCGGGTGGCCAGCCGTTGCTCGAAGTCCATGCAGATCTGCCTCTAGACGCAGCAGGCATCGTGGCGGCAGTGGAGGTGCTGTGTGGAGTGGCGGAGAGCGCGCGGTCGTTCTGGGGCTGTGCGACGCCTCAAGGCGCGGCAGTAGAGATTGCGGGGCAGACGAGGGATCCAGCGCGTAAGCCGGGGGGGCCGCCACGCGGACTCCCAGCGCTCAAGTTCCCAGATAAGATCCGCTCGCCCGCGATTCCGCATTGCTTGGGGTGGCTGAACTACTGGTCTGCCGCAGCCGCACAGGCCATCGGGTTCCCGGACCCGGCTCGGGACGCGGACCTGCTCTCTCGGGCGCGGCGCACTGCGACGGGCGGGTGGGTCGTGCGGCTCACCGATGCGCCGCTGGATCTCGACAATCCCGCGCACCTGGAGGCGCTCTTGCGCGCGTATGAGCGCTTCCCGGAGGTTGGCGGGCGCGTGACTCCGCGCTGA
- a CDS encoding DUF5953 family protein, with product MRVAPTVLRQHAGLAAILWSSAAAKAIGFPDPARDADLLSRARRTATGGWVVQLTDAPLDLDDPAHFARSLPQKAKAESLKEPGPRRWSTIRSPALTCGCSQIYQ from the coding sequence ATGCGCGTGGCCCCTACCGTCCTGCGCCAGCACGCCGGGCTCGCGGCCATCCTGTGGTCTTCCGCTGCTGCGAAGGCCATCGGGTTCCCGGACCCGGCTCGGGACGCGGACCTGCTCTCACGGGCGCGGCGCACTGCGACGGGCGGGTGGGTCGTGCAGCTCACCGATGCGCCGCTCGATCTCGACGACCCCGCCCACTTCGCCCGCTCATTGCCACAGAAAGCAAAGGCCGAGTCCCTGAAGGAACCCGGCCCGCGCAGGTGGTCAACGATACGTTCGCCTGCTCTTACTTGCGGATGCAGCCAGATTTATCAGTGA
- a CDS encoding pectate lyase, translated as MRNAAKYFHDVVARHGGYAWHHNATNLGERWGDIQLDGDQIMIQSPGTSDVTIAFVEAALADPATPALKTYATDAAMALRHGQVKSGGWRLYADFKPTPTLRACYRNTTASCGCGGCTTTSYDDQVTQNALIAMMRTDQLLGFANPAISEASSYARGKVETSQFPTNGGFPQGFTGPVAARAALPASYPPPSLDTSCGLAHCYDNVYTHEYWDDPTLNDNLASAFVEMLYWAREVYPAQAATYQDMLTAFGGFLRRAQLPQPQPAWAQQYDLQMQPRWARSWEAPAIAGQESQDVMWALLRLYQLDAGVPANRAAVGTALAYLENVDHAGNMLIHRYIELDDTSPSNIGFYTVKLGGYPVRFSPAPPTYQNYAWEVPSQLAALRAEYDRLASDTTVMKRSCQQLRADTAQAVDTAVNNEKWLTTYSPGGPRSGATPGDYLDTSTFVRNLRTLAEFVTRTTTDCVAWNY; from the coding sequence ATGCGGAACGCGGCGAAGTACTTCCATGACGTGGTCGCGCGCCACGGCGGGTATGCGTGGCACCACAACGCCACCAACCTGGGTGAGCGCTGGGGCGACATCCAGCTCGACGGGGATCAGATCATGATTCAGTCGCCCGGCACGTCGGACGTGACGATTGCCTTCGTCGAAGCCGCGCTTGCCGACCCGGCAACCCCTGCGCTGAAGACCTACGCGACGGACGCGGCGATGGCGCTACGCCACGGGCAGGTGAAGTCGGGAGGCTGGCGCCTCTACGCGGACTTCAAACCGACGCCAACGCTGAGGGCGTGCTACCGCAACACCACGGCCAGCTGCGGCTGCGGCGGCTGCACGACGACGAGCTACGACGACCAGGTCACCCAGAATGCGCTCATCGCGATGATGCGCACCGACCAGCTCCTCGGGTTCGCGAATCCGGCCATCTCCGAAGCCTCCTCGTACGCCCGTGGAAAGGTGGAGACCTCGCAGTTCCCGACGAATGGCGGCTTCCCCCAGGGGTTCACCGGTCCCGTCGCCGCGCGGGCGGCGCTCCCGGCGAGCTATCCGCCCCCCTCGCTGGACACCTCGTGTGGTCTCGCCCATTGCTACGACAACGTCTACACCCACGAGTACTGGGACGACCCGACGCTGAATGACAACCTCGCGTCGGCCTTCGTGGAGATGCTGTACTGGGCAAGGGAGGTCTACCCGGCGCAGGCCGCGACGTATCAGGACATGCTCACCGCGTTTGGTGGCTTCCTTCGCCGTGCGCAGCTGCCCCAGCCCCAGCCCGCCTGGGCGCAGCAGTACGACCTCCAGATGCAGCCGCGCTGGGCGCGCAGCTGGGAGGCTCCGGCGATTGCAGGCCAGGAAAGCCAGGACGTCATGTGGGCGCTCCTCCGTCTCTACCAGCTCGACGCGGGCGTGCCGGCGAACCGCGCCGCCGTCGGGACTGCGCTGGCGTACCTCGAGAACGTCGACCATGCGGGCAACATGCTCATCCATCGTTACATCGAGCTCGACGACACCTCGCCGTCGAACATCGGCTTCTACACGGTGAAGCTCGGCGGGTACCCGGTCCGGTTCTCTCCGGCGCCGCCCACGTACCAGAACTATGCGTGGGAGGTGCCTTCGCAGCTTGCGGCCCTCCGTGCGGAGTACGACCGGCTGGCGAGCGACACGACGGTGATGAAGCGCTCTTGCCAGCAGCTCCGCGCCGACACGGCGCAGGCCGTCGACACGGCGGTGAACAACGAGAAGTGGCTGACGACATATAGCCCGGGCGGCCCGCGAAGCGGTGCAACCCCGGGCGACTACCTCGACACGAGCACGTTCGTCAGGAACCTGCGCACCCTGGCCGAGTTCGTCACGCGCACGACGACCGACTGCGTCGCTTGGAATTACTGA